Proteins encoded by one window of Deinococcus sp. KSM4-11:
- a CDS encoding MFS transporter, with the protein MSTASWRPWPSLAGLPRNARSTIITEPLWAVFGTVVLYYAPLYMREVGLSSSEIGWVGSVTLAFSFLFQIMAAPITNRLGRKRTTLLWDLVSWTLPMFVWAVSSSVWAFMVAGVLSATGRIVMVSWSLLVVEDVPQSQRARVFGILNLIVALCGLVAPVVGLIMQAHGVVPTMRVFYALGGVGMTVMFLWRNAITQETGTGQAAMLEHRDLHLLGSLKQTLGHVWEGRRSPGLPVVVAFYVLSLFIDQMNLFQILFYRETLGFSVSTVSLLPVVTAAVTVLMYGLILRRISHVPAERTLVVTRVLGLVGAGALLMVPAGNVIALLVVVALLAAAIFLTQIYQSTVLFARLPERGSADLYSGVQLLALLVSIPAAGVAGVIYHAHPATLFAVIAVLNAALLGLAVMLARQRPATNP; encoded by the coding sequence GTGTCTACCGCGTCATGGCGTCCCTGGCCGTCACTGGCGGGCCTGCCCCGCAATGCCCGCAGCACCATCATCACCGAGCCGCTGTGGGCGGTGTTCGGCACGGTGGTGCTGTATTACGCGCCGCTGTACATGCGGGAGGTCGGGCTGAGCAGCAGTGAGATCGGCTGGGTGGGGTCGGTCACGCTGGCGTTCTCCTTCCTGTTCCAGATCATGGCCGCGCCGATCACCAACCGGCTGGGACGTAAACGCACCACGCTGCTATGGGATCTGGTGTCGTGGACTCTGCCGATGTTCGTGTGGGCGGTCTCCAGCAGCGTGTGGGCCTTCATGGTGGCCGGGGTGCTGAGTGCCACTGGCCGGATCGTGATGGTGTCGTGGAGCCTGCTGGTCGTCGAGGACGTGCCGCAGTCGCAGCGGGCGCGGGTGTTCGGCATCCTGAACCTGATCGTGGCGCTGTGCGGGCTGGTGGCGCCGGTCGTGGGGCTGATCATGCAGGCGCACGGCGTGGTGCCCACCATGCGGGTGTTCTACGCGCTGGGCGGCGTGGGCATGACCGTGATGTTCCTGTGGCGCAACGCGATCACGCAGGAGACCGGCACCGGGCAGGCGGCCATGCTCGAGCACCGGGACCTACACCTGCTGGGCAGCCTGAAGCAGACGCTGGGGCACGTCTGGGAAGGACGGCGTTCGCCGGGCCTGCCCGTCGTGGTGGCGTTCTACGTGCTGAGCCTGTTCATCGATCAGATGAACCTCTTCCAGATCCTGTTCTACCGGGAGACGCTGGGCTTCAGCGTGAGCACCGTGTCGCTGCTGCCGGTCGTGACGGCCGCCGTGACCGTCCTGATGTACGGCCTGATCCTGCGGCGGATCTCGCACGTCCCGGCCGAGCGGACGCTGGTGGTCACGCGTGTGCTGGGGCTGGTGGGTGCGGGGGCCCTATTGATGGTGCCCGCCGGGAACGTGATTGCCCTGCTGGTCGTGGTGGCGCTGCTGGCCGCCGCCATCTTCCTGACGCAGATCTACCAGAGCACTGTGCTGTTTGCGCGGCTCCCCGAACGCGGCAGCGCCGACCTGTACTCGGGCGTGCAGCTCCTGGCGCTGCTCGTCTCAATTCCGGCGGCGGGCGTGGCGGGCGTGATCTACCACGCGCATCCGGCCACGCTGTTCGCCGTGATCGCCGTGCTGAACGCGGCGCTGCTGGGCCTGGCCGTCATGCTGGCCCGGCAGCGGCCCGCCACCAATCCCTGA
- the pstS gene encoding phosphate ABC transporter substrate-binding protein PstS, whose product MKNLLTLGLALVATTATAQSLTGAGASFPFPLYSKMFAEYKTANGVDVNYQSVGSGAGQKAITERTVDFAASDNPMSDDSMKAAPAKLLHIPTAIGAVVPSYNLPGVTAPLKFTGAVLADIYLGKIKTWNDKAIAALNPGVTIPPLPITVARRSDGSGTTFVFSDYLSKVSSEWKTKVGVGNSLSWPVGTGAKGNDGVAGVVKSTPGAIGYVELVYAKQNKLPFGSVQNHAGKFILADNGPAALAAKGVVIPADTRVSLTNSANADAYPIASFTYIIFYQDQKYGSRTLAQAQELKKLLTWMVTTGQQYNEPLDYAKLPDNVAAKAKTIIGTLTFDGKKI is encoded by the coding sequence ATGAAGAACCTCCTGACCCTGGGCCTTGCCCTTGTCGCAACGACCGCCACCGCCCAGAGCCTCACGGGCGCCGGGGCCTCCTTCCCCTTCCCGCTGTACTCGAAGATGTTCGCCGAGTACAAGACGGCGAACGGCGTCGACGTGAACTACCAGTCCGTCGGCAGCGGCGCGGGCCAGAAGGCCATCACCGAGCGCACCGTGGACTTCGCCGCCAGCGACAACCCCATGAGCGACGACTCCATGAAGGCCGCGCCCGCCAAACTGCTGCACATCCCCACCGCCATCGGCGCCGTGGTGCCCTCGTACAACCTGCCCGGCGTGACCGCCCCCCTCAAGTTCACCGGCGCGGTGCTCGCGGACATCTACCTGGGCAAGATCAAGACCTGGAACGACAAGGCCATTGCCGCGCTGAACCCCGGCGTGACCATTCCTCCGCTGCCGATCACGGTGGCCCGCCGCAGCGACGGCTCGGGCACGACCTTCGTGTTCAGCGACTACCTGAGCAAGGTCAGCAGCGAGTGGAAGACCAAGGTCGGCGTGGGCAACTCCTTGAGCTGGCCCGTCGGCACCGGCGCCAAGGGCAACGACGGCGTGGCCGGCGTGGTCAAGAGCACCCCCGGCGCGATCGGCTACGTGGAACTGGTGTACGCCAAGCAGAACAAACTGCCCTTCGGCAGCGTGCAGAACCACGCCGGCAAGTTCATCCTGGCCGACAACGGCCCCGCCGCGCTGGCCGCCAAGGGCGTCGTCATTCCCGCCGATACCCGCGTGTCCCTGACCAACTCCGCGAACGCCGACGCCTACCCGATCGCGAGCTTCACGTACATCATCTTCTACCAGGATCAGAAGTACGGCAGCCGCACGTTGGCTCAGGCGCAGGAGCTCAAGAAGCTCCTGACCTGGATGGTCACGACCGGCCAGCAGTACAACGAGCCCCTGGATTACGCCAAGCTGCCCGACAACGTGGCCGCCAAGGCCAAGACCATCATCGGCACCCTGACCTTCGACGGCAAGAAGATCTGA
- the pstC gene encoding phosphate ABC transporter permease subunit PstC has protein sequence MSEPTRSAPTPARLSSRSDRVFEVLILLLASIIVLVFLTSIYQLGKDSWPALQHFGLSFFTQRTWNPVAGTFGAASMIAGTLVTSLAALVISVPLAVASALFVAEYAPKWLANPVGYLIELLAAVPSVVYGLWALFVIAPILGRWQITFFNPEFPDRLALYTKCAGLWAENKTTLQCFFVPSSGAGRGLALAIIILTVMILPYTASVARDVIRLVPADQREAMYALGATKWEVISRAILPYARAGILGGVILALGRALGETLAVAMVIGDSQDVLRSIWGNASTMASVIANQFGDARETLHRSSVVTLGLTLFFLSVAVNYVARLIIARLTPRGIQ, from the coding sequence ATGAGTGAACCCACCCGAAGTGCCCCCACGCCCGCCCGACTCTCCAGCCGCAGCGACCGCGTGTTCGAGGTGCTGATCCTGCTGCTCGCCTCGATCATCGTGCTGGTGTTCCTGACCAGCATCTACCAGCTGGGCAAGGATTCCTGGCCAGCCCTGCAGCACTTCGGGCTGAGCTTCTTCACGCAGCGCACGTGGAACCCGGTGGCGGGCACCTTCGGCGCGGCCTCCATGATCGCGGGTACGCTCGTCACCAGCCTGGCCGCGCTGGTCATCAGCGTGCCGCTGGCCGTCGCGAGCGCGCTGTTCGTGGCCGAATACGCCCCGAAATGGCTGGCCAACCCGGTCGGCTACCTGATCGAGCTGCTGGCCGCCGTGCCCAGCGTGGTGTACGGTTTGTGGGCGCTGTTCGTGATCGCGCCCATCCTGGGGCGCTGGCAGATCACCTTCTTCAACCCCGAGTTCCCGGACCGGCTGGCGCTGTACACCAAGTGTGCCGGGCTGTGGGCCGAGAACAAGACCACCCTGCAATGCTTCTTCGTGCCCAGCAGCGGCGCGGGGCGCGGGCTGGCGCTGGCGATCATCATCCTGACCGTCATGATCCTGCCGTACACGGCCTCGGTGGCGCGGGACGTGATCCGGCTGGTGCCCGCCGACCAGCGGGAAGCGATGTACGCGCTGGGCGCCACCAAGTGGGAAGTCATCTCGCGCGCCATCCTGCCCTACGCCCGCGCCGGCATCCTGGGCGGTGTGATCCTGGCGCTGGGCCGCGCGCTGGGCGAGACGCTGGCGGTGGCCATGGTCATCGGCGACAGTCAGGACGTCCTGAGATCCATCTGGGGCAACGCCAGCACCATGGCCTCGGTGATCGCCAACCAGTTCGGCGACGCCCGCGAGACCCTGCACCGCTCCTCGGTGGTCACGCTGGGCCTCACGCTGTTCTTCCTGAGCGTGGCCGTGAACTACGTGGCGCGGCTCATCATCGCCCGCCTGACCCCCCGGGGCATCCAGTGA
- the pstA gene encoding phosphate ABC transporter permease PstA, with translation MGGLILLATLVVVAPLILIFLYLLREGIGAMNVAFFTKVPAPEGETGGGLLNAILGSVEMLLMASVIGVLVGVAGGIFLSEYPRHRLMPTIRMLSDVLAGIPAIVMGLVAYGLIVLKFGFSGFAGALALGFLMIPIVVRTSEEVLKLVPISIREAGLALGLPKWLVTLRIVLPAAAGGIITGIMLALARVAGEAAPLLFTAFGNPNVNLDPSKPMSALPLEIYRGATSAYDENQRLAKAGALLLITLIFVTSLLARRFSRRR, from the coding sequence ATGGGCGGCCTGATCCTGCTGGCCACGCTGGTCGTCGTCGCGCCCCTGATCCTGATCTTCCTGTACCTGCTGCGCGAGGGGATCGGCGCGATGAACGTCGCGTTCTTCACGAAGGTGCCCGCCCCGGAAGGCGAGACGGGCGGCGGCCTGTTGAACGCCATTCTCGGCAGCGTCGAGATGCTGCTGATGGCCTCGGTGATCGGGGTGCTCGTCGGCGTGGCCGGCGGCATCTTCCTCTCCGAGTACCCCCGCCACCGCCTGATGCCCACCATCCGCATGCTCAGCGACGTGCTGGCCGGCATTCCTGCCATCGTCATGGGCCTGGTCGCCTACGGGCTGATCGTGCTGAAGTTCGGCTTCTCGGGTTTCGCAGGCGCCCTCGCGCTGGGCTTCCTGATGATCCCCATCGTCGTGCGGACCAGCGAGGAAGTCCTGAAACTCGTGCCCATCAGCATCCGCGAGGCCGGACTGGCGCTGGGTCTGCCCAAGTGGCTGGTCACGCTGCGGATCGTGCTGCCCGCCGCCGCCGGCGGGATCATCACCGGCATCATGCTGGCCCTGGCGCGCGTGGCGGGCGAGGCCGCGCCCCTGCTGTTCACCGCCTTCGGGAACCCGAACGTGAACCTCGACCCGAGCAAGCCCATGAGCGCCCTGCCGCTGGAGATCTACCGGGGCGCGACCAGCGCCTACGACGAGAACCAGCGCCTCGCGAAGGCCGGGGCCCTGCTGCTCATCACCTTGATCTTCGTTACCAGCCTGCTCGCCCGGCGCTTCAGCCGCCGCCGTTAA
- the pstB gene encoding phosphate ABC transporter ATP-binding protein PstB, with translation MTQPVILSAQNVDIFYGENRAVKNVSLDFRRGSVNALIGPSGCGKTTFLRAINRMHDLTPGARVAGKILLDGQDIYDPGVDPVSMRRRVGMVFQKPNPFPTMSVFDNVVAGLKLTGVRDKAQLMQVAERSLKGAALWEEVKDRLNTPATGLSGGQQQRLCIARALAVDPEILLMDEPTSALDPASTAKIEDLMSELKKVTTIVIVTHNMHQAARVSDTTSFFLVGDMVEHGVTDQIFTSPRDERTEAYVSGRFG, from the coding sequence ATGACCCAGCCCGTGATCCTCAGTGCCCAGAACGTGGACATCTTCTACGGTGAGAACCGCGCCGTGAAGAACGTCAGCCTGGACTTCCGCCGGGGCAGCGTGAACGCCCTGATCGGCCCGTCGGGCTGTGGCAAGACCACCTTCCTGCGCGCCATCAACCGCATGCACGACCTCACGCCGGGCGCACGCGTCGCGGGCAAGATCCTGCTCGACGGGCAGGACATCTACGACCCGGGCGTCGACCCGGTCAGCATGCGCCGCCGCGTGGGCATGGTGTTCCAGAAGCCCAATCCATTCCCGACCATGAGCGTGTTCGACAACGTGGTCGCCGGCCTGAAACTCACGGGCGTGCGCGACAAGGCCCAGCTCATGCAGGTCGCCGAACGCAGCCTGAAGGGCGCGGCCCTGTGGGAAGAGGTCAAGGATCGCCTGAACACGCCCGCCACCGGCCTGTCCGGCGGGCAGCAGCAGCGGCTGTGCATCGCCCGCGCCCTGGCCGTCGATCCCGAGATCCTGCTGATGGACGAACCCACCAGCGCCCTCGACCCGGCCAGCACCGCGAAGATCGAGGACCTGATGTCCGAACTGAAGAAGGTCACGACCATCGTGATCGTCACGCACAACATGCACCAGGCGGCCCGCGTGAGTGACACCACCTCGTTCTTCCTGGTGGGCGACATGGTCGAGCACGGCGTGACGGATCAGATCTTCACCAGTCCCCGTGACGAACGCACCGAAGCCTACGTGTCGGGCCGCTTCGGCTGA
- a CDS encoding isoprenylcysteine carboxylmethyltransferase family protein: protein MTPAAPTFLNRGGAFVVAQGVLLGLIGLSGVRRRHGHPVGLPLMLAGVALGMLGGRSLGRNLTALPEPLEGGQLVTGGVYASVRHPLYTALLLASLGWSVLRGSRSSLGWTAALAILFQFKANHEEAALTRKFPEYAAYRARVKRFVPGVY, encoded by the coding sequence ATGACCCCCGCCGCCCCCACCTTCCTGAACCGGGGCGGCGCCTTCGTGGTGGCCCAGGGCGTTCTGCTCGGCTTGATCGGGCTCAGCGGTGTCCGGCGGAGGCATGGGCACCCGGTCGGCCTGCCCTTGATGCTGGCGGGCGTGGCGCTGGGGATGCTCGGCGGAAGGTCGCTCGGACGGAACCTCACGGCGCTGCCGGAACCGCTGGAAGGCGGGCAGCTCGTGACGGGCGGCGTCTACGCGTCCGTCCGCCATCCCCTGTACACCGCGCTGCTGCTGGCTTCGCTGGGCTGGAGTGTGTTGCGGGGCAGCCGATCTTCGCTGGGCTGGACGGCTGCCCTGGCGATCCTGTTTCAGTTCAAGGCGAATCACGAAGAAGCGGCGCTGACGCGGAAGTTCCCGGAGTACGCCGCCTACCGGGCGCGCGTGAAGCGCTTCGTGCCCGGCGTGTACTGA
- a CDS encoding MFS transporter: MSDAAVAATPRLDVGRVLPLYAAQALATGATTVSTVLASLIISGMASETLAGLPSTLIQASGALSAGAFGALMLRSGRRFGLAVAYTLGALGALVGFLGARAGLTPVFLLGAMMMGGAQGGYQQARYAAAESVPDGRRGTALGVLMLMSVLGSFVVTGFSHPIEALGGVLGSTAEVAGWLVGGGLLALGAVLMLIWKPLRPAVAGTPQAQLTVRQAFGIPGVRSTALAVATAQGVMVTLMSLTPLRAHHMGVDHAGVAALVSGHILGMFGFGWLTGPLIDRVGLRFGYVGGAALLLSAAVTAPLPGTAWLGVSMFLLGLGWNLAFVSGSKALTRFPAAQGVTDSLGFVASGVGTLVGGVVIARVGFPVLAAGCAVWALLPLFSAWRVRPVSVSVRP, translated from the coding sequence GTGAGTGACGCGGCGGTCGCGGCCACTCCCCGGCTGGACGTGGGCCGGGTGCTGCCCCTGTACGCCGCGCAGGCCCTGGCCACGGGCGCGACGACCGTCAGCACGGTGCTCGCCAGCCTGATCATCAGCGGCATGGCCAGCGAGACCCTGGCCGGACTGCCCAGCACCCTGATCCAGGCCTCCGGGGCGCTCTCGGCCGGGGCCTTCGGCGCGCTGATGCTGCGCTCAGGCCGGCGCTTCGGGCTGGCGGTGGCCTACACCCTGGGCGCGCTGGGCGCCCTGGTCGGCTTCCTGGGCGCCCGCGCCGGCCTGACGCCGGTGTTCCTGCTGGGCGCAATGATGATGGGCGGCGCGCAGGGCGGGTACCAGCAGGCCCGCTACGCCGCCGCCGAGAGCGTCCCGGACGGACGGCGCGGCACGGCACTGGGCGTGCTGATGCTCATGAGCGTGCTGGGCTCATTCGTCGTGACCGGCTTCTCGCACCCGATCGAGGCGCTGGGCGGCGTGCTGGGCAGCACGGCGGAGGTCGCCGGGTGGCTGGTCGGCGGGGGACTGCTGGCGCTGGGAGCGGTGCTGATGCTGATCTGGAAGCCGCTGCGGCCCGCCGTGGCCGGCACTCCGCAGGCGCAGCTGACGGTCAGACAGGCCTTCGGAATTCCAGGGGTGCGGTCCACGGCGCTGGCCGTCGCGACCGCGCAGGGCGTGATGGTCACCCTGATGAGCCTGACCCCGCTGCGCGCCCACCACATGGGCGTGGATCACGCGGGCGTGGCCGCGCTGGTCTCCGGGCACATCCTGGGCATGTTCGGGTTCGGCTGGCTGACCGGCCCGCTGATCGACCGCGTGGGCCTGCGCTTCGGGTACGTGGGCGGCGCGGCCCTGCTGCTGTCGGCCGCCGTGACCGCCCCTCTGCCGGGCACCGCGTGGCTGGGCGTGTCGATGTTCCTGCTGGGGCTGGGCTGGAACCTCGCGTTCGTGAGCGGCAGCAAGGCCCTGACGCGCTTCCCGGCGGCGCAGGGCGTCACGGACAGCCTCGGCTTCGTCGCGTCCGGCGTGGGCACCCTGGTGGGCGGCGTGGTCATCGCCCGCGTGGGGTTTCCCGTGCTGGCCGCCGGGTGCGCCGTCTGGGCGCTGCTGCCCCTGTTCAGCGCGTGGCGGGTACGGCCAGTGTCCGTCTCCGTCCGGCCCTGA
- a CDS encoding cobalamin B12-binding domain-containing protein, with protein MTGDRRIRVLIAKPGMDGHDRGAKVVARALRDAGMEVIYTGLRQTAEMIVNAAVQEDVDAIGLSVLSGAHMHYFRDVMTLLREQGADDIIVFGGGIIPDQDLPELEKLGVGRMFTPGASTQDAATYLKGAVLARWQAQGEA; from the coding sequence GTGACAGGAGACCGCCGCATACGGGTTCTCATTGCCAAGCCCGGCATGGATGGCCACGACCGGGGCGCGAAGGTCGTGGCCCGCGCGCTGCGGGACGCCGGCATGGAAGTCATTTACACCGGACTGCGCCAGACGGCCGAGATGATCGTGAACGCCGCCGTGCAGGAGGACGTGGACGCCATCGGCCTGAGCGTCCTGTCGGGCGCGCACATGCATTACTTCCGCGATGTCATGACGCTGCTGCGCGAGCAGGGCGCCGACGACATCATCGTGTTCGGTGGCGGGATCATCCCGGATCAGGATCTGCCGGAACTGGAGAAACTCGGCGTGGGCCGCATGTTCACGCCCGGCGCGAGCACCCAGGACGCCGCCACGTACCTGAAAGGGGCCGTGCTGGCCCGCTGGCAGGCCCAGGGCGAGGCGTGA
- a CDS encoding DUF1304 domain-containing protein, with amino-acid sequence MNAVAAALVGLIALLHIYILVLEMFLWETPRALKAFGTTPALAAQTKALAANQGLYNGFLAAGLIWGLIIHSPSTQLFFLSCVAVAGVYGAATANRRILFVQTIPAVLAILAVLLSR; translated from the coding sequence GTGAACGCCGTCGCGGCTGCCCTGGTCGGCCTGATCGCGCTGCTGCACATCTACATCCTGGTGCTGGAGATGTTCCTGTGGGAGACGCCGCGCGCCCTGAAGGCCTTCGGCACCACGCCCGCCCTGGCCGCGCAGACGAAGGCGCTGGCCGCGAACCAGGGCCTCTACAACGGCTTCCTGGCCGCCGGACTGATCTGGGGCCTGATCATCCACTCGCCATCGACGCAGCTGTTCTTCCTGAGTTGCGTGGCGGTGGCGGGCGTGTATGGCGCGGCGACCGCGAACCGCCGGATTCTGTTCGTGCAGACGATACCTGCCGTGCTGGCGATCCTGGCCGTCCTGCTGTCCCGCTGA
- the gltX gene encoding glutamate--tRNA ligase yields MSVVTRIAPSPTGDPHVGTAYIGLFNFTLARQAGGTFILRIEDTDRGRYVPGSETRIFQMMQWLGLTPDESPLQGGPNGPYRQSERFELYGDYARQLVASGHAYPAFETPEELSALREAAQAAGHVIHVPSRDLDPAEALRRMDAGEAAVIRLKVPRDGETVVNDRLRDPIHFQNIEIDDKVLLKADGFPTYHLANVVDDRLMGVTHVIRAEEWITSTPIHILLYRAFGWPEPVWAHMPLLRNADKSKISKRKNPTSVEWYQQQGFLPEAMLNFLATMGWTHPDGLEIFDLAEFGRVFRLEDVTLGGPVFDQAKLRWYNGKYLREVLTEDDVAHRLHAFLAAQKSELPLDEYFRAVTRLMTPRLEVFSDFLDKTGYFWTEDYAVNEKAQAAIDGARELLPELASRLKNLPTFDAGSIKALFHTYAEEKGLKLGKVMPPVRAAVAGTLESPDLPDLLATLGRERVVGRITKAVS; encoded by the coding sequence ATGTCTGTCGTGACCCGCATTGCTCCCAGCCCCACCGGTGACCCGCACGTGGGCACCGCCTACATCGGCCTGTTCAACTTCACCCTGGCCCGGCAGGCCGGCGGGACGTTCATCTTGCGGATCGAGGACACGGACCGGGGCCGCTACGTGCCGGGCAGCGAGACCCGGATCTTCCAGATGATGCAGTGGCTGGGCCTGACCCCGGACGAATCCCCCCTCCAGGGCGGCCCGAACGGCCCCTACCGGCAGTCCGAGCGGTTCGAGCTGTACGGCGACTATGCCCGGCAGCTGGTGGCGTCCGGGCACGCGTACCCGGCCTTCGAGACGCCGGAGGAACTGAGTGCGCTGCGCGAGGCGGCGCAGGCGGCGGGCCACGTGATCCACGTTCCGAGCCGTGACCTCGACCCGGCCGAGGCGCTGCGCCGGATGGATGCAGGCGAGGCCGCCGTGATCCGCCTGAAGGTGCCGCGCGACGGGGAAACGGTGGTGAACGACCGGCTGCGCGATCCGATCCACTTCCAGAACATCGAGATCGACGACAAGGTGCTGCTGAAGGCCGACGGATTCCCCACGTACCACCTGGCGAACGTGGTCGACGACCGGCTGATGGGCGTGACGCACGTGATCCGCGCCGAGGAGTGGATCACGAGTACGCCCATCCACATCCTGCTGTACCGCGCCTTCGGCTGGCCCGAACCCGTGTGGGCGCACATGCCCCTGCTGCGCAACGCGGACAAGTCCAAGATCAGCAAGCGCAAGAACCCCACCAGCGTCGAGTGGTACCAGCAGCAGGGCTTCCTGCCCGAGGCGATGCTGAACTTCCTGGCGACCATGGGCTGGACGCACCCGGACGGCCTGGAGATCTTCGACCTGGCCGAGTTCGGGCGGGTGTTCCGCCTGGAGGACGTCACGCTGGGCGGTCCGGTGTTCGATCAGGCCAAGCTGCGCTGGTACAACGGCAAGTACCTGCGCGAGGTGCTGACGGAGGATGACGTGGCCCACCGTCTGCACGCCTTCCTGGCTGCCCAGAAGTCGGAGCTGCCGCTGGACGAGTACTTCCGCGCGGTGACGAGGCTGATGACGCCGCGCCTGGAGGTGTTCAGCGACTTTCTCGACAAGACCGGCTACTTCTGGACCGAGGACTACGCGGTGAACGAGAAGGCGCAGGCTGCCATCGACGGAGCGCGGGAGCTGCTGCCGGAGCTGGCGTCCCGCCTGAAGAATCTGCCCACCTTCGACGCCGGCTCCATCAAGGCCCTGTTCCACACCTACGCCGAGGAGAAGGGCCTGAAGCTCGGGAAGGTGATGCCCCCGGTTCGCGCCGCCGTGGCCGGAACCCTGGAAAGCCCGGATCTGCCGGACCTGCTCGCCACGCTGGGTCGGGAACGGGTCGTGGGCCGCATCACGAAGGCCGTCTCGTGA
- a CDS encoding glycosyltransferase family 2 protein — translation MTNALIVLDVLGLLLFAAYVLQQLLAATRPAPRLPVAERGAELVFLIPALNEAQVIGATLENLRTTVPGARIVVIDDASDDATPDLVEAFARRDPGVTLLRRTFPEARQNKGRAMNWAVRQLLVDPEITRRSLADTVFVVMDADGRIGSDFAPQVRGAFADPDVMAAQGWMRYRQTGAPAGWPGVAGRMLLFQQDLEAFITGHIQRYRTLGRTASLTGNGQCMRASYLAAQLGRGQEPWPDVLLEDFASAMEVRLHDPRHRIAYLSAHVQQQGMVNPGEFVRQRARWTQGTMQCVTYLPKLWQRPVSGITRVDFTYFILAPWLNLLLILSMTSQGVRRVTGWQGLLLPGWVGVLLTVLPLALQLNWALRYRAERQLPWTAVPYTLVSLPIYSVALLANMPLAYWNYFTGKRTWYKSVRHDESVADLAADRSPQESATTVQQFSTD, via the coding sequence TTGACCAACGCCCTCATTGTCCTCGACGTGCTCGGCCTGCTGCTCTTCGCGGCGTACGTGCTGCAACAGCTGCTGGCCGCCACCCGCCCCGCTCCCCGCCTGCCCGTGGCCGAGCGCGGTGCGGAACTGGTGTTCCTGATTCCCGCGCTGAACGAGGCGCAGGTGATCGGGGCGACGCTGGAGAACCTGCGCACCACCGTGCCCGGCGCGCGGATCGTGGTGATCGACGACGCCAGCGACGACGCCACCCCGGATCTCGTGGAGGCCTTTGCCCGGCGAGACCCTGGAGTGACCCTGTTGCGGCGCACCTTCCCCGAGGCGCGGCAGAACAAGGGCCGCGCCATGAACTGGGCCGTGCGGCAGCTGCTCGTCGACCCGGAGATCACCCGCCGCTCCCTGGCGGACACGGTCTTCGTGGTGATGGACGCCGACGGCCGCATCGGATCGGATTTCGCGCCGCAGGTGCGCGGGGCCTTTGCCGATCCGGACGTCATGGCCGCGCAGGGCTGGATGCGGTACCGGCAGACGGGGGCGCCCGCCGGGTGGCCCGGCGTGGCCGGCCGCATGCTGCTGTTCCAGCAGGATCTGGAAGCCTTCATCACCGGGCATATCCAGCGCTACCGGACGCTGGGCCGCACCGCGTCCCTGACGGGCAACGGGCAATGCATGCGGGCCAGTTACCTCGCCGCGCAGCTCGGCCGCGGGCAGGAGCCCTGGCCGGACGTGCTGCTCGAGGACTTCGCGAGCGCCATGGAAGTCCGCCTGCACGACCCCCGGCACCGCATCGCGTACCTGAGCGCGCACGTGCAGCAGCAGGGCATGGTCAATCCCGGCGAATTCGTCCGGCAGCGCGCCCGCTGGACGCAGGGCACCATGCAGTGCGTGACCTACCTGCCGAAACTGTGGCAGCGCCCGGTCAGCGGGATCACGCGGGTGGACTTCACCTACTTCATCCTGGCTCCCTGGCTGAACCTGCTCCTGATCCTCTCCATGACAAGTCAGGGCGTGCGCCGGGTGACCGGCTGGCAGGGTCTGCTGTTGCCCGGCTGGGTCGGCGTGCTGCTCACCGTGCTGCCCCTGGCCCTGCAACTGAACTGGGCCCTGCGGTACCGGGCCGAACGGCAGCTTCCGTGGACGGCCGTCCCGTACACGCTGGTCAGCCTGCCCATCTACTCGGTGGCGCTGCTGGCGAACATGCCCCTGGCGTACTGGAATTACTTCACCGGGAAGCGCACGTGGTACAAGAGCGTCCGCCACGACGAGAGCGTCGCCGATCTGGCCGCGGACCGTTCCCCGCAGGAGAGTGCCACCACCGTTCAGCAGTTCAGCACCGACTGA